The following coding sequences are from one Primulina eburnea isolate SZY01 chromosome 15, ASM2296580v1, whole genome shotgun sequence window:
- the LOC140814631 gene encoding uncharacterized protein, with amino-acid sequence MLLSPGHSPRHISTPSPAPSDHNPNPDSSLVSASSNLPTRKRLRSPAVLDEDTYVAAIEKIIERDFFPDIPKLRDRLDWLQAIRTQDPVLIRDAQLKILERRRRRKGGEPSTVDVSLRIATPGSSLFRNTSVTPCVNSERKGDDVNDERDAIVEGEDGVDVSLPLDEFFRKYTSEDNESFLRILERVNRKRKEKYEYLLEGEKTEGVQENSSIEDGNKREKTSTDGYGTSDQPVSTLEGWKYTAKNLLMYHPADRGEAPLTPEERALRLEGMTKEINRSNTRFQTKTAGFTSLLNEENFSMLYTPMAGTTPVPMSSRDSDKVKKYDLDDLRKTPDRFYVESEKKADNGYSFLKTPSPAPGLDESPFITWGEIEGTPLRLEPEETPIDIGGSGDGPQFKIPMPPSRDVKAHSLSREAARKLRERSKMYQKPPLPSPVRGGSVSPSARVLSPAAQKFMRKAIAKSSRSIDESLRASYRSGSPGLNTPKSGRSLSRLGRENSVASRSPSVRDGSRSPW; translated from the coding sequence ATGTTGTTATCCCCAGGTCACTCTCCTCGCCACATCTCCACCCCTTCACCGGCGCCTTCCGATCATAACCCAAACCCTGATAGCTCACTTGTTTCTGCGTCTTCGAATTTACCCACCCGCAAGCGGTTGCGCAGCCCCGCGGTTTTAGATGAGGACACCTATGTAGCCGCCATCGAGAAGATCATTGAGCGAGATTTCTTCCCAGACATACCCAAATTGCGTGATCGCCTCGACTGGTTGCAGGCTATTCGTACACAGGACCCCGTGCTTATCCGCGACGCTCAGCTGAAGATTCTTGAGCGCCGTCGAAGGAGAAAAGGTGGAGAACCCTCCACGGTTGATGTGTCCCTCCGCATTGCCACGCCAGGTTCGTCCTTATTCCGGAATACTTCTGTTACTCCCTGCGTTAACAGCGAGCGCAAGGGTGATGATGTTAATGATGAACGCGATGCTATTGTTGAGGGAGAGGATGGAGTGGATGTTTCTTTGCCACTTGATGAGTTCTTTCGAAAGTACACGAGCGAGGATAATGAGAGCTTTTTGAGGATTCTGGAGAGAGTTAATAGGAAGAGGAAGGAAAAGTATGAATATTTGTTAGAAGGAGAAAAAACCGAGGGTGTTCAGGAGAATAGTTCGATTGAGGATGGAAACAAACGGGAGAAAACTAGTACTGATGGGTATGGCACATCGGATCAGCCAGTGAGCACGTTGGAAGGTTGGAAATACACGGCCAAGAATTTACTTATGTATCATCCAGCTGACAGAGGGGAAGCTCCCTTGACTCCCGAGGAAAGAGCACTGCGGTTGGAGGGTATGACTAAGGAGATTAACAGGTCCAATACACGTTTCCAAACCAAAACTGCTGGTTTTACTTCATTGCTGAATGAAGAGAATTTTTCCATGCTTTACACCCCTATGGCTGGGACGACCCCGGTTCCTATGTCGAGTAGAGACAGTGATAAGGTGAAGAAGTATGATTTGGATGATTTGAGGAAAACCCCTGACAGATTTTATGTGGAGTCTGAGAAGAAAGCAGACAATGGATATAGTTTCTTGAAAACGCCATCACCTGCTCCAGGATTGGATGAGTCACCATTCATAACCTGGGGAGAGATTGAGGGGACACCATTGAGATTAGAGCCAGAGGAAACACCTATAGATATTGGGGGTAGTGGGGATGGTCCACAATTCAAGATTCCGATGCCTCCTTCTAGGGATGTTAAGGCACATTCTTTGTCAAGGGAGGCTGCAAGGAAACTGAGGGAGAGGTCAAAGATGTATCAGAAACCACCATTGCCTTCCCCAGTCAGGGGGGGAAGTGTGAGTCCAAGCGCACGCGTACTTTCACCTGCTGCCCAGAAATTTATGAGGAAGGCCATTGCcaaatcttctcgatctattgATGAATCTTTGAGAGCCAGTTATCGTAGTGGAAGCCCTGGACTAAATACTCCTAAAAGTGGCAGGAGTCTTTCTAGATTGGGAAGAGAGAACAGTGTAGCTTCCCGATCCCCTTCTGTTAGAGACGGCTCGAGGTCACCCTGGTGA